In the genome of Arachis hypogaea cultivar Tifrunner chromosome 9, arahy.Tifrunner.gnm2.J5K5, whole genome shotgun sequence, the window TCATTAATGTTCTTTctaaaattagttttagtttCTCTCAAATCAAATCCCTAACATCCCTCAATCATATTATTACTCATTAAAATGCAATTTCTCTGCAGAAATTATGgaggttaaattaaaaaattttaacaactttcactatacaactcatattttacacatagactattagaaaataaaaaataaaatataaaatataaacgaaaataaaaataaatttttagaaataattattaacttgttatattaaaatcaataaataagtatacatatgaatattaaataaaaatattaataattaaaattatgactTATTAGTGCACATGAGATAATTTGAAGAATACAATAAGACacatagtttaaaatttggtaatattaattataaaaatttattaattatagatattataagtatgaaattatgaatattatgtgcacaaaattatagatgttattaatatgaaattatggatgttatgggtataaatttatggatgttatgagtaaatttatcaattaaataaattaatttaagaatttgacatttttttaatttaattatgataaaatttaaacatTTGTAGTAACTTGATAGTTACTTAtacaataactaaaaaatgatatgtgtatggatgtaatgtctaataaatatgaatttaatttttagatattagttgtatgtaattatagatgttatgtatatgaacttatgaatgttatgtgtatgaacttagttagtacagtataattataaatgcacataaaaacacaaaaaaaattatatcagttTATTACTTTACCTCATCAAAGCTAATGtggttatattttcgaaaattggtcgATTTCAAATGTCATACTATTTGTAATGataaaaacatttttttgtaaattttcttAGCCTATCCCAATTATGCTTGTAATTGAACTAGAATGGTGTTTGTTAACTTCTATCTTATACGATCTACAATTCATGATTCTTGTAACAATGATAAAGGTATTAAACAAGACTTTCACATTTTCTAATTCCTGACATGATAATAAATGaattaaaggaaataaaaattaaagtcaattgcaattatttaatgtaattgatattataattatcgttcttaaatataattattattaatttttattgtatttttatatataaaaattaaattataaaaaaaatattaagtattgattacaaTAATGCCTAATAAAAAGAGatatgattttataattaatatcattaataagtaGATTTGATAAGAATAGTAATAAGTAGAATGACAAGAGAGTGgagtaaaaaataaaactattattaagtaatataaatgaagtaaaatatagaaaattttgaCTAATGATCGAAAAATTTTGGTTACCAAattttttcctttatttaattTAGTGTACTCTATGTTGTACCAAGCAGAATCTTCTGCAAGTCAACACGCATCACCCTACTCATTTACCGAATATGTATTTGATATGGTGATTTGTAGGTAGGTATTCAAGAGATAAGTCGGTAAGTTTAATTTTATTAACTCAATACCATCAATAAGAAAATGAGGTTTACTTATTCAAACTTAGACTTCAAACTCTTTAAAAGAGCGGGTTATATAACCGACAACCGAATACATCAAGAATTTTAAGaatcaaacaaccaggcagaagcTTCTCAAAGTCAACACCGCATCACCCTACTCGTCTTTATTATTGAAGGAAGCAAGTGAACAGTATTGAATCAATCACACTTagaagtttaaaaatttaaaattttgttagtttgttttgcatttatatatatatatataattagtcatttttttctatttttaatcgaATAAAAAATACAGTACTCTCTTAATTTTATTGCGTACTCCCTCGATTTTGTAATGGAAAGAAAGTTCACAAAAAGAGATGCCTGACCTtaaccaactcaatagcaaataGCTTGAGTAAATCTCCAAAGGTCCCTCAGATTAAGCCTTCGCACCAGTGTTACCCCTGATTTTTAAATTGTTCTAATTGCACCCTTTAAATTGAGCTCCGTGCAAAATTTTGGTTTTTCCACCCATTTCCGACGTCATTCAGCAGCCGGAGGATACTTCCATTGCTTGTTAAGAAGAGGACGGTACTACCTACAGCAAggtttcttcttctacttctcttcctctcagatTACTTGCTCTTTCTTGCTTGCTTTATTGATCCACTTTCTAATCTTGCTAAAAAGTTGATTTGATCCTAGAGGCTTGCGATCTAACTAGCTTTTGTAGATGATTGATTATGTTCCGTTAGTTTCACCCTAGAAATCTTGATTGAGATCTGTGTTTTGATGACAAGGATGCAAGAGGCCGCAAAGTAAGATTGGAGGAACTCCAGCGAACATGAGTGGTTGTTCTTCACTGCAGCCAAGCCCACAGTCATCCGCGTTCCCAAGCCCGGTTCCTTCCTACCATGCTAGCCCAACTTCCTCATCATTCCCCATCCCCTCTCGCATTGATCCCAACCTTCAAAACCCCTCTTCATTCTTCCTACCATTCATTCATAACATCACCTCCATTCCCACAAACCTTCCTCTTCTTAGAATATCCAATAGTGCCCTTGTTACCCCTCCTCTTTCTTCCCCAACCTCCAGGGGTTCTAAAAGGAAGGCGGATTTCGAATCCCTCTCCAATGTCTCCTCTCTTAATTCGTTCCGCCATCCTCTCTTCACGGTATCCACCCCATCCAACCCCTCCCGCCGCCACCAATTGGCTACTTCCACCATTcctgaatgtgatgaatctgATGCTTCCACTGTGGACTACGGTCGCTGGGTTAGTTTTCAGATAATGACTGCCTCGGCAGCTCCTCCATCGCCTACCTTTAACCTTGGAAAACCAGCAATGCAGCAGATCACTCTCCAGGGTTCCATGGATATGAATGAAGGCATGCAATGGGGCCACGCTGCAGAAAGAGGAAGACCATCGGATTTTGACTTTGAGAATGGTAAAGTGAAGCCATGGGAGGGTGAGAGGATACATgagatgggagtggatgagttgGAACTTACTCTAGGCCTTGGAAAGGCCTGATGTTGAAAACAATGTTTAGGGCTACTTCTAGGTAAAACGGCATCGTTTAAGGCTACCTACGTGGACCACAAACTGCCAGCTCAGCACTCCGGCTGCTGAGTCACGCCGAAAATGGGTGGAAGGACTAAGATTTCGCACGGAGTTCAATATGAAGGGTGCAATTAGAGCATTTTAAAAGTCAAAGATAACATTGGTGCACGGGTTCAATCTGAGAGATCATTTTGGGGATTTACTCCAAATAGCTTTGACTATTAAGCAACTTATTAAATAGTAATATACAAAGAATACTACAAAAAAATTAGGTCTTTTATACACAAAAATATGTAAACGGATATGTATCTTTTGTATTGGcagctataatttttttttatcatttttaatttaaatctgTTTTTTTATTTGAGGCCATGGAAGCACTTGATGTGTTCCCGGCCAAAATCCTATTCCAGAAACAACAATAATGGTCAATTAAAGGATGAAGTAACTCaggctttttctttccttttcaatctaataacattgttttttgttttatatattttttctgttataatcgtatttaattatttaagttttatgcaaATTAACAATTATTGAATACTCCATTGTACAAATACAAAAGAGAAAGTATTGTATGCTttctattttaaaacaaaagttTCAATGTAAACTatatttaaattgttaattggtGTGAAAAATAAATGAGCATTATTAATGTTCTGAGAAGTAATgtactctaattttttttgtgactattcGGATAATGTACTCTAATTTAATATAGAATAAAgtactattttgatttttaattaatagaGTTTAGAACATTTATATTTTGACAGCATCACTTATGAATAACAACATAATACTCCATAGCATTTTTTTTATAGCAATTTTTTGTTtgcttaaaaattttcatttttttttcaaacaatatCAATGCTCCTTTATTCTTTACACCAAATAATATctcaaatatattttacatttacgTCATTATAGTCTTTGTTTATCTTGCCTGCGCATGACGCGAATATCTTGCTAGTCTTTATAAAAGTAGTCACTTTTTCTATTCATTTATTTTGGATTTCTTTAATTATGTATAAATTTAAGTGATAGTTAACATTAATCAAGAAATATATTAATTAAGAGtgtaattttttaatgtattttctttataatttatttatattcatgcttaaaaatattaaatagttctttttaatttttctagatGAAAGCTATAAgttgttagatttttttttacatcTAATTTAacttcttaattgaaaaaaagaaaaaaaaaaaacgataaTACTTTTCTTGTAATATCTAGGTCAAGGTTAAGTACTGGTTGACCCGATTTAATGAAATTGTTGTCAGACTTAGAGGAACTTTGAGTGGTTAGGAGATCTTGTAAAGAAATCAGTGTGTTAATTGAAGGTTAAATGATTACTTGAGAAAGTAAAATGGAGTCTATAGGAAAATGTTGGCTGATGTTGACATGTCCAAGAAGTAATGAGCGAGctcataaaagaaaacaaaaaacaaaacatgaaattggtTTATCTTGGTTGGAggcaaaaataagaaagaagCTTGTCCCCACACAAAAGTCAAAACCCCTCAATTTCTTGTCTAGATTAGTTGGGACTTGGGAGTTTGTTAATGGCTAATACTAATCTCTCTTTCTGGATGTAGGGAACCAACTCTATTAAGGAGAGATTGCCCTTCCCTAACTTATAAAAATAATAGatgaatacaaaatacatatCTTGAGGAAAACATGCACAAATTTTCAGCTCCTACTGGATGCTATATCAGACAGAACGATGGAATGTTGCTGCAACTCAGAAACCTTAGAAAGAACAAAAGCATTGTGCTACAACTCAATTTACTGCAAGATGCACAAGACGTCTGAAATACAGCTAAACAACTGAGGTTAGATTGATGTTAGTTAGTATTACTAAGTTACAAACCATAAAAAAAGATTCAAATATTTTTACTGGTATACAAAATTTGTGATCAGgcatttcattttgttttttgcCTCTTTATTCTCTCAAGGGCACCAAGCCGACTCTCATTATCTTGATCTTTAGTACCATCCGCTTCTCCATTCATTCCACTCTCCTCTCTACCTCGAACCAAACTGCCAAAAACAGCAGAAGGGACATCCTTTTGtgcaatttcaaccttttcctcaTCATCAGAGTCACTTTCTTCTGGTAACTCAATATCCTCGTGATTCGCACTGACTCTCAACCCTCCATCAGTCTGTGATTCCACTCCAGCACTCACAAACCCTACTTTTCTCTCTTTGGTCGCTGTATCGTTTGTTGCTGGGGCTAGTTGCCTTTCTAAAGCAGCCATTTCATCCTCAGGGACCCCAGCCTGTTTCAACTTGTCTTTGGCTTCATCAAGATTCACAGTCTGATCCTTTTGCATCAGATACTCTGGCAATATGAAATGTGTCTGCAGAAACAATAGAAGTAATGGTTAACAAAAATAAAGCATACAATGTTACAGACTTACATGGtaagccaaaaggaaaaagactagGTTACCTGGCTGTAGCTTGCAGAGACACTTCGTTTAATGCGAAGCATCTCTCTAAAGGTATCTTCGTTTCCATGCTGAACTTCAAATTCATGCCACTTTTCCCAGAATTCCGGATCTGATCGTGGATTGGCAAACTGAGAGGCATGTCCATATATTGCACGTGCTCGATCTATTTCTCCCAAGCTTTTCTCCAGCTCAGCAAACTTTAGGCACATAGTTTTGACATCTTTGTCCGGAAGACCAGATTGAATTGCCAGCTCATAGATCTGCCTAGTTTTGGGTACACCAAATATCTCAGATGCACGAGCAATGTATATTTCATACATGCTTAACTTCTCATCATTAGGAACAGCCTTAGTTGCTTCATCGTACACTTTCATGGCTCGCTTGGCTAGTCCATAGTCCTCCTCCAGCTTAGCATATTGCAGGTAAAGAGGCTTCACTTGATCAGCTGGAGCCTGTTAGGTAACATACACACAAAATTTGGATTAGCTAGGCATCGTATA includes:
- the LOC112709968 gene encoding BES1/BZR1 homolog protein 2; protein product: MSGCSSLQPSPQSSAFPSPVPSYHASPTSSSFPIPSRIDPNLQNPSSFFLPFIHNITSIPTNLPLLRISNSALVTPPLSSPTSRGSKRKADFESLSNVSSLNSFRHPLFTVSTPSNPSRRHQLATSTIPECDESDASTVDYGRWVSFQIMTASAAPPSPTFNLGKPAMQQITLQGSMDMNEGMQWGHAAERGRPSDFDFENGKVKPWEGERIHEMGVDELELTLGLGKA